One stretch of Paenibacillus sp. FSL R5-0341 DNA includes these proteins:
- the rpsL gene encoding 30S ribosomal protein S12, with amino-acid sequence MPTINQLVRKGRQAKVEKSKSPALQKGFNALKRESTNISAPQKRGVCTRVGTMTPRKPNSALRKYARVRLTNRLEVTAYIPGIGHNLQEHSVVLIRGGKVKDLAGVRYHIVRGALDTAGVNNRMQARSKYGAKRPKAKKA; translated from the coding sequence ATGCCAACTATTAACCAACTGGTTCGTAAAGGACGTCAAGCAAAAGTTGAGAAGTCAAAATCTCCAGCTTTGCAAAAAGGATTCAACGCTTTGAAACGTGAATCTACTAACATCAGTGCCCCACAAAAACGTGGTGTCTGCACTCGTGTAGGTACAATGACTCCACGTAAACCAAACTCTGCACTTCGTAAATATGCCCGTGTTCGTTTGACGAACCGTCTCGAGGTAACTGCTTATATCCCGGGAATCGGACATAACCTTCAAGAGCACAGTGTGGTATTGATCCGCGGAGGTAAAGTTAAAGACCTTGCAGGGGTTCGTTATCACATCGTTCGTGGAGCTCTCGATACTGCAGGCGTAAACAACCGTATGCAAGCTCGTTCGAAATACGGTGCTAAACGTCCAAAAGCTAAAAAAGCCTAA
- the rpsG gene encoding 30S ribosomal protein S7 has product MPRKGPVTKRDVLPDPVYNSKLVTRLINRIMLDGKRGVAQSILYNAFKLIQERTGNDPMEVFEAAIKNIMPVLEVKARRVGGANYQVPIEVKPERRTALGLRWLVNYSRNRGEKTMEERLAAEIIDASNNTGASVKKREDTHKMAEANKAFAHYRW; this is encoded by the coding sequence ATGCCACGCAAAGGTCCAGTTACGAAAAGAGACGTGTTGCCAGATCCGGTATACAACAGCAAGTTGGTTACTCGTTTGATCAATCGCATCATGCTCGACGGAAAACGCGGTGTTGCTCAAAGCATTCTGTATAATGCGTTCAAGTTGATTCAAGAACGTACGGGTAATGACCCGATGGAAGTATTTGAAGCAGCAATCAAGAATATCATGCCAGTCCTGGAAGTTAAAGCTCGCCGTGTCGGCGGTGCCAACTACCAAGTACCAATCGAGGTAAAACCAGAGAGACGTACTGCTCTGGGACTACGTTGGCTCGTGAACTACTCCCGCAACCGCGGTGAGAAAACAATGGAAGAGCGTTTGGCGGCTGAGATCATCGACGCTTCCAACAACACAGGCGCTTCCGTTAAAAAACGTGAAGATACGCACAAAATGGCTGAAGCGAACAAAGCGTTTGCTCACTACCGTTGGTAG
- a CDS encoding ribosomal L7Ae/L30e/S12e/Gadd45 family protein, which produces MSNEKALQDAHVKIGTKQTMRMVQTGMASEVYVAEDSDPQLTSKIIALCEQHNVKCTKVDTMKNLGKACGIGVGAAMAAVVK; this is translated from the coding sequence ATGTCTAATGAAAAAGCCTTGCAAGATGCTCATGTCAAAATTGGTACCAAACAGACCATGCGGATGGTGCAGACAGGTATGGCTTCCGAAGTCTATGTCGCAGAAGATAGTGATCCGCAGCTCACTTCCAAAATCATTGCACTGTGTGAACAGCACAATGTGAAATGCACGAAAGTGGATACAATGAAAAATCTCGGCAAGGCTTGCGGGATTGGAGTGGGAGCAGCTATGGCTGCTGTCGTAAAATGA